One window of the Macrobrachium nipponense isolate FS-2020 chromosome 22, ASM1510439v2, whole genome shotgun sequence genome contains the following:
- the LOC135198799 gene encoding KH domain-containing, RNA-binding, signal transduction-associated protein 2-like, translating to MADVTKDKAIKLTVRVLVPVRDHPKFNFVGKLLGPKGNSLKRLQEETMTKMAILGRGSMRDKQKEEELRISGDPKFSHLSEDLHVEVTAVAPPAEAHARIAYALTEIRRYLVPDYNDEIRQEQMREMQLLVGTNTTGITDNGTTNPANNNNNNGTASGSDGGSCSPQSTGSPPPPGMSASAGKGGGGGIRAAGLALASPHPALRGLNRAQAALLTSGKNELAKGRGGSAVTAAGGGGSSRRSVLSLLTRARAMQQKEQELMDVYHDLPGYGMYDHLTELPIAEGADDVAGRGAGGALKVNSPGDRARFRHDPYPRVPSST from the exons TTCAACTTCGTCGGCAAGCTCCTTGGTCCAAAAGGCAATTCTCTGAAACGCCTTCAGGAAGAGACTATGACGAAAATGGCCATCCTTGGAAGAGGTTCAATGAGAGATAAACAGAAG GAGGAAGAACTGCGAATCTCCGGCGATCCCAAGTTCAGCCATCTGAGCGAGGATTTGCACGTCGAAGTGACAGCCGTAGCACCACCTGCTGAGGCGCACGCACGCATCGCCTATGCTCTCACGGAGATACGCAGATACCTTGTACCG GATTACAACGACGAGATCCGCCAGGAACAGATGCGCGAAATGCAGCTGTTGGTGGGAACCAACACAACCGGCATCACAGACAACGGCACAACAAATCCagccaataacaacaacaacaacggaacAGCGAGCGGATCAGACGGAGGCTCTTGCTCTCCCCAGTCCACagggtctcctcctcctcctggaatGTCAGCTAGTGCTGGAAAGGGCGGTGGAGGGGGAATTAGGGCTGCAGGACTAGCTCTGGCCTCACCTCACCCCGCCCTCAGAGGACTCAACAGGGCTCAGGCTGCACTTCTGACCTCTG GTAAAAATGAGCTAGCAAAGGGCCGCGGCGGATCTGCTGTAACCGCCGCTGGTGGCGGTGGAAGCAGTAGAAGATCAGTCCTCTCTCTGCTGACGAGGGCCCGCGCCATGCAACAGAAGGAACAAGAGCTCATGGATGTCTACCATGACCTCCCTGG GTACGGCATGTATGACCATTTGACGGAGCTGCCAATTGCTGAGGGCGCCGACGACGTAGCTG GTCGTGGAGCAGGTGGCGCCCTCAAGGTGAACAGTCCAGGTGACAGGGCTCGGTTTCGTCATGATCCCTACCCTCGTGTGCCATCATCCACATAA
- the LOC135198798 gene encoding uncharacterized protein LOC135198798, translating into MNLKSTDLLRTLQLILSFNEQMSQDDSIIRRTVSRFASQARNIIMNVHRYFSSQWGADSRNEVFEKTAKATGVPTNTVKKIKRQSSECGNVPFASPVYPRKRIRVKDKVDSFENECIRKEILSFYERGELPTLDALLEKVKEDPVKFNGGRTTLWKIVRGLGFRYKKSDEWKSNFNGT; encoded by the exons atgaatttgaaatctacggacctacttcgcactcttcagctcatccttagttttaatgag cagatgtctcaAGATGACAGCATcattcgtcgcaccgtttccagatttgcaagtcaagctcgcaacattataatgaatgttcatcgttacttcagctcacagtggggagcagactcaagaaatgaagtatttgagaagaccgccaaagctacaggagtgccaaccaacacagtgaaaaaaatcaagcgacagtcatctgaatgtggtaacgtccccttcgcttcacctgtatatcccaggaagaggatccgagtgaaggacaaggtggatagttttgaaaatgagtgtattcggaaggagattttgtctttttacgagagaggagagctcccaacgttagatgccctactggaaaaagtgaaggaagacccggtgaagtttaatggtggaagaacaacgttatggaaaattgtgagagggcttggattccggtacaaaaaaagtgacgagtggaagagcaattttaatggaacgtga